The Prochlorococcus marinus CUG1416 genome has a segment encoding these proteins:
- a CDS encoding NAD(+) kinase, with translation MVRKAGLIVNDGKELAVQTASSVQKKLENSNFEVLRVSSSGGMVGFANPDQHVRPLGYTNCVPEGFNSSMEFAIVLGGDGTVLSAARQTAPAKIPILTINTGHLGFLAEAYLSNIDEAIDKIISGNWDIEERTCFIVSVMRNDQRRWESLCLNEMALHREPLTSMCHFEISIGRHAPVDISADGVILSTPTGSTAYSLSAGGPVITPDCPVVQLTPIAPHSLASRALVFNDSEPVTVFPATPERLVMVVDGNAGCYVWPEDRVLIRKSKHSVKFIRLEDHEFFQVLRNKLGWGLPHVAKPNK, from the coding sequence TTGGTACGTAAAGCAGGGCTAATTGTTAATGATGGGAAAGAACTGGCTGTTCAAACCGCAAGTTCTGTTCAGAAAAAATTGGAAAATTCCAATTTTGAAGTTTTAAGAGTTAGTAGCTCTGGTGGAATGGTTGGATTCGCCAATCCTGATCAACATGTTCGTCCTTTGGGGTATACGAATTGTGTCCCCGAGGGGTTTAACTCGTCAATGGAATTTGCAATAGTTCTTGGCGGAGACGGAACAGTGCTTTCTGCAGCAAGGCAAACAGCACCTGCTAAAATTCCAATCCTTACAATAAATACTGGTCATTTAGGTTTTCTTGCAGAAGCTTATTTATCCAATATTGATGAGGCAATAGATAAAATCATATCTGGTAATTGGGATATTGAAGAAAGAACTTGCTTTATTGTTAGTGTAATGAGAAATGATCAGAGGAGATGGGAGTCTCTCTGCCTTAATGAGATGGCTCTGCATAGAGAACCTCTGACAAGTATGTGCCATTTTGAGATTTCTATAGGGCGACATGCTCCTGTAGATATTTCAGCTGATGGAGTAATTTTATCTACTCCAACTGGATCTACAGCCTATTCTCTAAGTGCTGGAGGCCCAGTTATTACGCCTGATTGCCCAGTAGTGCAACTAACTCCAATTGCCCCACATTCATTGGCGTCTAGGGCATTGGTTTTTAATGATTCGGAGCCAGTAACTGTTTTCCCTGCAACTCCTGAAAGGTTAGTAATGGTTGTTGATGGAAATGCTGGTTGTTATGTTTGGCCTGAAGATAGAGTTTTAATAAGAAAAAGTAAACACTCAGTAAAGTTTATTAGACTTGAAGATCATGAATTTTTCCAGGTTCTTAGAAATAAACTAGGTTGGGGTTTACCCCATGTGGCTAAACCTAACAAATAA
- the ftsH gene encoding ATP-dependent zinc metalloprotease FtsH gives MPIRQDDNQPNKRFGIVNIILIGVGALLLFSSLFPNQNMQIPRVPYSLFIDQVNDGEVKRAYITQEQIRYELNGAEEGAPSVLATTPIFDMDLPQRLESKGVEFAAAPPKKPNIFSTILSWVVPPLIFILVLQFFARRSMGGGGAQGALSFTKSKAKVYVPDDESKVTFADVAGVDEAKDELTEIVDFLKKPERYTDIGARIPKGVLLVGPPGTGKTLLSKAVAGEAEVPFFIISGSEFVELFVGAGAARVRDLFEQAKKKAPCIIFIDELDAIGKSRSGSMGVVGGNDEREQTLNQLLTEMDGFASADKPVIVLAATNQPEVLDAALLRPGRFDRQVLVDRPDLSGRKTILEIYTKKVKLADSIDLDSIAQATSGFAGADLANMVNEAALLAARAKRKSVEQQDLSEAIERVVAGLEKKSRVLQDDEKKVVAYHEVGHAIVGHLMPGGSKVAKISIVPRGMSALGYTLQLPTEERFLNSKEELKGQIATLLGGRSAEEVVFGKITTGASNDLQRATDIAEQMVGTFGMSDILGPLAYDKQGGGQFLGNGNNPRRSVSDATAQAIDKEVRDLVDDAHETALNILRNNLPLLESISQKILQEEVIEGEDLKNLLAESKMPA, from the coding sequence ATGCCAATAAGACAAGACGATAATCAACCTAATAAAAGATTTGGAATAGTAAATATCATTTTGATAGGTGTAGGAGCCTTACTTCTTTTTAGTAGCCTCTTTCCGAATCAAAATATGCAAATCCCTAGGGTTCCTTACTCTTTATTTATAGATCAAGTGAATGATGGGGAAGTTAAGAGAGCATACATAACACAAGAGCAAATAAGATATGAATTAAATGGAGCTGAAGAAGGTGCACCTTCAGTATTGGCGACAACCCCAATATTTGATATGGACCTCCCACAAAGGTTAGAAAGTAAAGGGGTGGAATTCGCTGCTGCTCCTCCAAAGAAGCCTAATATCTTTTCAACAATCTTAAGTTGGGTTGTGCCACCATTAATTTTTATACTTGTTTTACAATTTTTTGCTAGAAGAAGTATGGGGGGCGGAGGTGCTCAAGGAGCACTAAGTTTCACTAAAAGTAAAGCAAAAGTTTATGTACCCGATGATGAATCTAAAGTAACATTTGCCGATGTTGCGGGAGTTGATGAAGCCAAAGACGAATTAACAGAGATAGTCGATTTTTTAAAAAAGCCAGAAAGATATACAGATATAGGAGCACGAATACCTAAGGGTGTACTTCTTGTAGGACCTCCAGGAACTGGAAAAACACTTCTTTCAAAGGCTGTTGCTGGTGAAGCAGAAGTTCCTTTCTTTATTATTTCTGGTTCTGAATTTGTTGAACTTTTTGTAGGTGCAGGTGCAGCAAGAGTAAGGGATTTATTTGAACAGGCCAAGAAAAAAGCTCCATGCATTATCTTTATTGACGAACTAGATGCTATTGGTAAAAGTCGTTCTGGTTCAATGGGAGTTGTTGGAGGTAACGATGAGAGAGAACAAACTCTAAACCAGCTTCTTACTGAGATGGATGGTTTTGCATCCGCAGATAAACCAGTTATAGTATTAGCCGCCACAAACCAACCTGAAGTGCTTGACGCGGCACTTTTAAGACCAGGAAGATTTGACAGACAAGTTCTAGTTGATAGACCAGATTTATCAGGTAGAAAAACCATATTAGAGATCTACACAAAAAAAGTTAAACTTGCAGATTCAATTGACTTAGATTCAATTGCTCAAGCTACTAGTGGATTCGCAGGAGCTGATTTAGCTAATATGGTAAATGAAGCTGCTTTACTTGCAGCAAGAGCCAAAAGAAAAAGTGTAGAACAACAAGATTTAAGTGAAGCGATAGAGAGAGTTGTTGCTGGTTTGGAAAAGAAGAGTCGTGTTTTGCAAGATGATGAAAAGAAAGTCGTTGCTTATCACGAAGTTGGTCATGCAATAGTTGGTCACCTTATGCCTGGAGGTTCAAAAGTTGCAAAGATTTCTATTGTACCAAGAGGTATGAGTGCACTTGGTTATACTCTTCAATTGCCAACTGAAGAAAGATTCTTAAATTCAAAAGAAGAATTAAAAGGACAAATAGCTACACTTCTTGGAGGAAGATCTGCTGAAGAGGTAGTTTTTGGAAAGATTACTACGGGAGCTTCAAATGATTTACAAAGAGCAACCGATATAGCGGAACAAATGGTTGGTACATTTGGAATGAGTGATATTCTTGGCCCGCTTGCTTACGATAAACAAGGTGGCGGTCAGTTTCTAGGTAATGGTAATAATCCTAGGAGATCTGTTAGTGATGCTACTGCTCAAGCAATAGATAAAGAGGTTAGAGATTTAGTTGATGATGCGCATGAAACTGCACTTAATATTTTGAGGAATAATTTACCTCTTCTGGAATCGATTTCTCAAAAAATCCTCCAAGAAGAAGTTATAGAAGGGGAGGATCTCAAAAATCTCTTAGCAGAAAGCAAAATGCCCGCATAG
- the argF gene encoding ornithine carbamoyltransferase: protein MIKPKKLASRNFLSSLDMTKEEAIQILDIARSFKNKDLNINLKNKVLGLIFDKSSTRTRVSFQVAMSRLGGTTIDLNPTTSQINRGEPIKDTARVLSRYCDAIAVRTFNQSNLEEYAKWSTKPVINALTDLEHPCQAIADFLTIKEEFGELKDVVITFIGDGNNVANSLILNGALLGVEIRIACPKGYEPDSSIIKKSVDITNNTEMLKITNDPISAVSGANVLYTDVWSSMGEENQKEEKDKDFKDFCINDYLLKKAAVNAIVLHCLPAYREKEITDQVIESKNSRIFDQAENRMHAQQALLACLLQ from the coding sequence ATGATTAAACCAAAAAAGCTTGCTAGTAGGAATTTTTTGTCAAGCTTAGATATGACAAAAGAAGAAGCTATACAAATCTTAGATATTGCAAGAAGCTTTAAAAATAAAGATCTAAATATTAATCTTAAGAATAAAGTTTTGGGATTAATTTTTGATAAATCTTCCACACGTACACGAGTCAGTTTTCAAGTTGCCATGTCTAGGCTTGGAGGAACCACTATTGATCTAAATCCTACAACTTCACAAATAAATAGAGGTGAGCCAATTAAAGATACTGCACGAGTTTTAAGTAGATATTGTGATGCAATCGCAGTAAGAACTTTTAATCAATCTAATTTAGAAGAGTACGCTAAATGGTCAACAAAGCCAGTAATAAATGCTCTTACAGATTTAGAGCATCCATGCCAAGCAATAGCTGACTTTCTTACCATTAAAGAGGAATTTGGAGAACTTAAAGATGTGGTTATAACTTTTATTGGTGATGGTAATAATGTAGCTAATTCCCTTATTTTGAATGGTGCTCTATTGGGAGTAGAGATTAGAATAGCTTGTCCAAAAGGTTACGAACCAGATTCATCAATAATTAAAAAGTCAGTAGATATAACTAATAATACGGAGATGTTAAAAATAACTAATGATCCAATCTCTGCGGTTTCAGGTGCAAACGTTTTATATACCGATGTTTGGTCATCAATGGGGGAAGAAAATCAAAAAGAAGAAAAAGATAAAGATTTTAAGGACTTTTGTATTAACGATTATTTGCTAAAGAAAGCTGCTGTAAATGCGATTGTATTGCATTGTCTTCCTGCATACAGAGAAAAAGAGATTACAGATCAAGTGATTGAAAGCAAAAACAGTAGAATATTTGATCAGGCAGAGAACAGAATGCATGCTCAACAGGCATTGCTTGCATGCTTACTCCAATAA
- the ribD gene encoding bifunctional diaminohydroxyphosphoribosylaminopyrimidine deaminase/5-amino-6-(5-phosphoribosylamino)uracil reductase RibD, protein MSEKNVSHTKWMKRAIFLASLGKNTTSPNPRVGAVIIDKNGNLISEGFHYKAGMPHAEAMAFKNLKKDAKEGSMYVNLEPCCHQGKTPPCVDKVISSGIKKVYISIEDPDKRVSGRGIKLLKEAGIQVHLGLCKKESLELNKAFIHRNITKKAFGVLKWAMSIDGRIALKNGKSKWITNEESRSLVHSFRAEFDAIIIGGNTLRRDNPLLTTRGSKNPEPLRVVFTKSLDLPSKSNLWDCNKAKTIVIYDSSSANESYLARIPKCVEVEKVSSDNPELISKILSERGCNKVLWECGPRLATAAIKSNCIQEIITFIAPKILGGENSTNPFGDFEFREMNEIIKLSDSKVSLIGNDICVKSSFEN, encoded by the coding sequence ATGTCTGAAAAAAATGTAAGTCATACAAAATGGATGAAAAGAGCAATTTTTTTGGCTTCTTTAGGCAAAAATACAACTAGTCCTAACCCTAGGGTGGGAGCAGTAATAATTGATAAGAATGGAAACCTTATTTCAGAAGGATTTCATTACAAGGCTGGGATGCCCCATGCTGAGGCAATGGCTTTTAAAAATTTAAAAAAAGATGCTAAAGAAGGATCAATGTATGTAAATCTTGAACCTTGCTGTCACCAAGGTAAAACACCTCCATGTGTAGATAAGGTAATATCCTCTGGGATAAAAAAAGTATATATCTCTATTGAAGATCCTGATAAAAGAGTCTCTGGTAGAGGTATTAAGCTGCTAAAAGAAGCTGGAATACAAGTTCACTTAGGATTATGTAAGAAAGAATCTTTGGAATTAAATAAAGCTTTCATTCATAGGAATATTACTAAAAAGGCCTTTGGTGTTCTTAAATGGGCAATGAGTATTGATGGAAGAATAGCTTTAAAAAATGGAAAAAGTAAATGGATTACTAATGAAGAATCAAGGTCATTAGTTCACTCTTTTAGAGCAGAATTTGATGCAATAATCATTGGTGGAAACACATTAAGAAGAGACAACCCACTTTTGACTACTAGAGGTTCAAAAAATCCTGAGCCTCTGCGAGTTGTTTTTACAAAAAGTTTAGATCTCCCTTCAAAATCTAATCTTTGGGATTGTAATAAGGCAAAAACTATAGTTATTTATGATTCTTCTTCAGCAAATGAAAGCTACCTTGCAAGGATTCCGAAATGTGTGGAAGTTGAAAAGGTATCATCAGATAATCCAGAGTTAATTTCAAAAATACTATCTGAAAGAGGATGTAATAAAGTTTTGTGGGAATGTGGCCCTAGATTGGCTACCGCAGCTATTAAATCTAATTGCATTCAGGAAATCATTACTTTTATTGCGCCAAAAATTTTAGGTGGAGAAAATAGTACGAACCCCTTTGGAGATTTTGAATTTAGAGAAATGAATGAAATTATTAAATTAAGCGATTCTAAGGTTAGTTTGATTGGCAACGATATTTGCGTTAAGAGTTCATTTGAAAATTAA
- a CDS encoding DUF3122 domain-containing protein, whose product MKKITKSNKNIFTKGILTLIILLSFIFNPLKVSAEVAEIEINGELINASSEFLRDLDYETWQLVAYKSPLFADKLILRVIGYPGNLRIDHPTDLSVESGRKQWLLDDKTLLNMELANDGRQAAAEFDLDELIKNLDKNRPLRLSLSGVFSELPVPPFVVKEWRSIN is encoded by the coding sequence ATGAAGAAAATTACAAAATCAAATAAAAATATTTTTACAAAAGGAATTTTGACTCTAATTATACTACTATCCTTTATTTTTAACCCATTAAAAGTATCTGCAGAAGTTGCAGAAATAGAAATAAATGGGGAATTAATAAATGCTAGTAGTGAGTTTTTAAGGGACTTGGACTATGAAACTTGGCAATTAGTAGCTTATAAATCACCTCTTTTTGCAGATAAATTGATCTTGAGAGTAATAGGATATCCAGGAAATCTTAGGATTGATCATCCTACTGACTTGAGTGTTGAATCAGGAAGGAAACAGTGGCTTTTAGATGATAAAACATTACTTAATATGGAATTAGCAAATGATGGAAGACAAGCTGCTGCAGAATTTGATCTTGATGAATTGATTAAAAATTTAGATAAAAATAGACCATTAAGATTATCTTTGTCAGGAGTTTTTTCTGAGTTACCTGTTCCTCCCTTTGTTGTTAAAGAGTGGAGATCAATAAACTGA
- the surE gene encoding 5'/3'-nucleotidase SurE, producing the protein MKPLNILISNDDGVFAAGIRALAKSAQKRGHKVKVVCPDQERSATGHGLTLQSPLRVERADELFGEGIEAWGCSGTPADCVKLALSELLDTKPDLVLSGINHGPNLGTDIFCSGTVAAAMEGTLENVPSMAISVASFKWKNFEFAGEIAMNIAEQAIKDSWPASLLLNLNIPPCEKSKIKELSWTRLSVRKYKNQFSKREDPRGDDYYWLAGEVVLDLKSKGYGPKNWPSDVSQIQENKISLTPVEPDLFWRGNLQDLPKINNSFMNPS; encoded by the coding sequence ATGAAACCGTTAAATATATTAATTAGTAATGATGATGGTGTTTTTGCAGCGGGGATAAGAGCTTTAGCAAAATCAGCACAAAAAAGAGGACACAAGGTAAAAGTAGTATGTCCTGACCAAGAAAGATCAGCTACTGGGCATGGGCTTACTTTACAATCTCCATTAAGAGTGGAAAGAGCGGACGAATTATTCGGGGAAGGAATTGAAGCTTGGGGATGTTCGGGCACGCCTGCTGATTGCGTAAAATTGGCACTATCTGAACTCTTGGATACTAAACCTGATCTAGTTCTATCTGGAATAAATCACGGTCCCAATTTAGGAACAGATATTTTTTGTTCAGGAACAGTTGCTGCTGCTATGGAAGGCACTTTAGAAAATGTTCCCTCCATGGCAATAAGTGTAGCTAGTTTTAAATGGAAGAATTTTGAATTTGCTGGAGAAATTGCAATGAATATTGCCGAACAAGCCATTAAGGATAGTTGGCCAGCTTCACTTCTATTAAATTTGAATATACCCCCTTGCGAGAAAAGCAAAATAAAAGAATTATCCTGGACAAGATTATCAGTAAGAAAATATAAAAACCAATTTTCCAAAAGAGAAGACCCTAGGGGTGATGATTATTATTGGTTAGCAGGTGAGGTAGTTTTAGATCTTAAATCAAAAGGTTATGGCCCTAAGAATTGGCCTAGTGATGTATCTCAAATACAAGAAAATAAAATATCGCTTACACCTGTAGAACCAGATTTATTTTGGAGGGGTAATTTACAAGACTTACCTAAAATTAATAATTCATTTATGAATCCTTCTTAA
- a CDS encoding polysaccharide biosynthesis/export family protein: MRIKFFLFLSFGLCFLGSNLPLLSSINLEKEKTYNSITSDYLKQLPANDYIVGPGDTLNILISREYTDLNSIVQVDGEGTIYLPRLKRVFVKDLTLTELNQIVNNAYKKFLKNPSVEITIKSYRPIRVFVEGEVVNPGVQSLKGSYSLEEFSDKDISSQFQNNAKSYFFPTVFDAIRSAGGITAFSDLSNVQVIRQNNLSDGGGKIVANLNFDKVIIEGDNSQNIRIYNSDIIKVSKDKSKNSELVRKAILSNLSPKFVNIFVAGRVNNPGSTKIPTSSTLHDAIDMAGGTKILKGPITFLRFRNDGTIDKRVFNLRKSHKRGTFKNPELKDGDFIVVGNSLISNINEVTKEITSPFVGVFSTYGLINALTD, translated from the coding sequence TTGAGAATTAAATTTTTCCTATTTCTTTCCTTCGGATTGTGTTTTTTAGGAAGCAATTTACCTTTATTATCCTCTATAAATCTTGAAAAAGAAAAAACATATAATTCAATAACTTCTGATTATCTAAAACAACTTCCAGCTAACGATTATATCGTTGGTCCAGGTGACACGTTGAATATTCTAATATCAAGAGAATATACAGATCTAAACAGCATAGTTCAAGTTGATGGAGAAGGTACTATTTATCTACCTAGGCTAAAAAGAGTTTTTGTAAAAGATTTAACTTTAACTGAATTGAACCAAATAGTAAATAATGCGTATAAAAAATTTTTGAAAAATCCATCAGTGGAGATCACTATTAAAAGTTATAGACCTATTAGAGTTTTTGTTGAGGGTGAAGTTGTAAATCCTGGCGTTCAATCTTTAAAAGGATCTTATTCATTAGAAGAATTTTCAGATAAAGATATTTCGAGTCAGTTTCAGAATAATGCTAAATCTTATTTTTTTCCGACAGTTTTTGATGCTATTAGATCTGCTGGAGGAATAACTGCATTTTCTGATTTATCTAATGTCCAAGTTATTAGACAAAATAATCTTTCTGATGGAGGAGGCAAAATTGTAGCTAATTTAAATTTTGATAAAGTAATAATTGAAGGAGATAACTCTCAAAATATTAGAATTTATAATTCAGATATTATTAAGGTAAGTAAGGATAAATCTAAAAATTCTGAGCTTGTAAGAAAAGCTATTTTGTCTAATTTAAGTCCTAAATTCGTAAATATATTTGTAGCTGGAAGGGTTAATAACCCAGGTTCGACTAAAATACCTACATCCAGTACACTTCATGATGCAATTGATATGGCAGGTGGTACAAAGATATTAAAAGGACCTATTACTTTTCTAAGATTTAGAAACGATGGGACAATTGATAAAAGAGTTTTTAATTTAAGAAAATCCCATAAAAGAGGTACCTTTAAAAATCCAGAATTAAAAGATGGCGATTTTATCGTTGTTGGGAATAGCCTTATTTCAAACATTAATGAAGTAACTAAAGAAATTACCTCTCCATTTGTTGGTGTTTTTTCAACTTATGGATTAATAAATGCTTTAACAGATTGA
- the lexA gene encoding transcriptional repressor LexA — translation MVQISENDLTAAQHELYGWIKDYMKKFQHSPSIRQMMQAMGLKSPAPIQSRLKHLQDKGYISWQEGKARTMQIVDEIVEGVPILGSVAAGGLIETYSDVNENLDISDVLTKKNVFALSVNGDSMIDACIADGDMVLMEPINDSSSVRNGTIVSALVPGLGTTLKYFFKRNNKIFLEAANNAYEPIQLNQEEVILQGKLLAVWRKI, via the coding sequence ATGGTCCAAATTTCAGAAAATGATTTAACAGCTGCTCAGCATGAGCTGTATGGATGGATAAAGGATTATATGAAAAAATTCCAACATAGTCCTTCAATCAGACAGATGATGCAAGCAATGGGGCTAAAATCTCCTGCTCCAATTCAAAGTCGTTTAAAGCACTTACAAGACAAAGGATATATTTCCTGGCAAGAAGGTAAAGCCAGAACAATGCAAATAGTTGATGAGATTGTTGAAGGAGTACCAATTTTAGGTTCTGTAGCTGCTGGTGGTCTAATTGAAACTTATAGCGATGTTAATGAAAATTTAGATATTTCAGATGTGCTTACAAAGAAAAATGTTTTTGCACTCAGTGTTAATGGTGATTCAATGATAGATGCTTGTATCGCTGATGGAGATATGGTTCTAATGGAGCCAATTAATGATTCATCTAGTGTAAGAAACGGAACTATTGTTTCAGCATTAGTTCCAGGTTTAGGGACAACTTTAAAATATTTTTTTAAAAGAAATAATAAAATATTTTTAGAGGCCGCTAACAATGCGTATGAGCCAATTCAATTGAACCAAGAAGAAGTTATCTTGCAGGGAAAACTTTTAGCTGTTTGGCGAAAAATATAG
- the cbiT gene encoding precorrin-6Y C5,15-methyltransferase (decarboxylating) subunit CbiT: protein MTEVYRKIHVLGINSYVFEDLPPKLQDLFINTENIAVPNSYFEEIKSWNKNGLEKKKSFFSSNSNNELVNWLRYQKTDVILISRGDPLWFGIGRILLENFSKDELSFYPSNTCIQLAFSKLKIPWQDTINVSVHGRDSTKLVEALKAKPSSLAIITDSNNKSLEIIKKNLSELNLIDFYDFWLCEEIGFDNEKIRKLNLKVSLPLDISSLNIVVLTKTKKNYSKNNLPLFGINDSFFKTFDDRPNLITKREVRVQILADLELPKNGVIWDIGAGCGSIGLEALKLRPSLDLFCIDKRIGSKALIRENSKRLGVKPKFIFEEDIIKTLNTRNLSSFGKPNRLVIGGCKKKTKLEIINSLAQDMSIGDIIVIPIIDIQTIKELKEELEDKNFKTNLNLIQTHKSLSIAEGMRLEPNNPVFLLKGKK, encoded by the coding sequence ATGACTGAAGTTTATAGAAAAATACATGTCTTAGGTATTAATTCATATGTATTTGAAGATTTACCTCCCAAATTACAAGATCTATTTATAAACACAGAAAATATTGCAGTTCCCAATTCATATTTTGAAGAAATTAAATCATGGAACAAAAATGGTTTAGAAAAAAAGAAATCATTTTTTTCGAGCAACAGTAATAACGAACTTGTTAACTGGCTTAGATATCAAAAAACTGATGTTATTTTAATTTCGAGAGGAGATCCACTTTGGTTTGGAATTGGGAGAATATTACTAGAAAATTTTTCAAAAGATGAATTAAGTTTTTACCCTTCAAATACTTGCATTCAATTAGCATTTAGCAAGTTAAAGATCCCATGGCAAGATACTATTAATGTAAGTGTTCACGGCAGAGATTCCACTAAGTTAGTTGAGGCTCTTAAAGCAAAGCCTTCAAGTTTGGCTATTATTACAGATTCAAATAACAAAAGTTTAGAAATAATCAAAAAAAACTTATCAGAATTAAATCTGATTGACTTCTATGATTTTTGGCTCTGTGAAGAGATAGGCTTTGACAATGAAAAAATAAGAAAATTAAATCTTAAAGTGTCATTGCCCTTGGATATATCAAGTTTGAACATTGTTGTTCTTACAAAAACAAAGAAAAATTATTCAAAGAATAATCTCCCTCTTTTCGGCATCAATGACAGTTTTTTTAAAACTTTTGATGATAGACCAAATTTAATAACTAAAAGGGAGGTTCGCGTTCAAATCTTGGCAGATTTAGAGCTGCCGAAAAATGGTGTCATTTGGGATATAGGAGCAGGTTGTGGGTCAATTGGTTTAGAGGCATTAAAATTAAGGCCTAGTTTAGATTTGTTTTGTATCGATAAAAGGATTGGATCAAAAGCATTAATACGAGAAAACTCAAAAAGGCTTGGCGTTAAACCAAAATTTATTTTTGAGGAAGACATAATTAAAACCTTGAACACTAGAAATTTAAGTTCTTTTGGAAAACCTAATAGATTAGTAATTGGAGGATGTAAAAAAAAGACTAAACTTGAAATTATTAATTCCCTGGCTCAGGATATGAGCATTGGAGATATTATCGTTATCCCAATTATTGACATTCAAACTATTAAAGAGTTGAAAGAGGAATTAGAAGATAAAAATTTCAAAACAAATTTAAATTTAATTCAGACCCATAAAAGCTTAAGTATCGCTGAGGGAATGAGATTAGAACCAAATAATCCTGTTTTTCTATTAAAAGGAAAAAAATAA
- the pheS gene encoding phenylalanine--tRNA ligase subunit alpha → MRQIESLSQIEEKLNNLSLTAKNNIDNTNTHEELDQLRVSLLGKKGNLSLILKTMGQLSATDRPIVGQKANLIKINLQELITERKNQLNSEALDKKIKNEKIDVTIPPIGTPPGNKHPLISTQDEIIDIFCGLGYSVESGPEIETDFYNFESLNIPKNHPARDMQDTFYLDENRLLRTHTSPVQIRYLENNPPPVRIIAPGRVYRRDAVDATHSPVFNQVEVLCIDQDINFSHLRGTVLTFLKTFFGDIPVRFRASYFPFTEPSAEVDVQWKGKWLEVMGCGMVDPKVLEKLGIDSEKWTGFAAGLGVERFCMVRHQIDDIRKFYTNDLRFLEQF, encoded by the coding sequence GTGAGACAAATTGAATCATTAAGTCAAATTGAGGAAAAACTAAATAATCTTTCTCTAACAGCAAAAAATAATATAGATAATACTAATACTCATGAAGAACTGGATCAATTGAGAGTTTCATTGTTAGGTAAAAAAGGTAATTTGTCACTTATATTGAAAACAATGGGTCAATTATCTGCCACTGATAGACCAATTGTTGGTCAGAAGGCAAATTTAATAAAAATAAATTTGCAAGAATTAATAACTGAAAGAAAAAATCAACTGAACAGTGAAGCTTTAGATAAGAAGATTAAAAACGAAAAAATTGATGTAACTATCCCTCCAATTGGAACACCCCCTGGGAATAAACATCCTTTAATTTCAACTCAAGATGAGATTATAGATATTTTTTGTGGTTTAGGATACTCAGTTGAGAGCGGTCCTGAAATAGAAACTGATTTTTATAATTTTGAGTCTCTCAACATACCCAAGAATCATCCTGCAAGAGATATGCAGGATACTTTTTACTTAGATGAAAATCGACTTTTAAGGACCCATACTTCTCCTGTTCAGATTAGATACTTAGAAAATAATCCACCTCCAGTAAGAATTATTGCTCCAGGAAGAGTGTATAGGAGAGATGCTGTAGATGCTACTCATTCCCCTGTATTTAATCAGGTTGAGGTTTTATGCATCGATCAAGATATTAATTTTAGTCATTTAAGAGGAACAGTTCTTACATTCTTAAAGACCTTTTTTGGAGATATTCCTGTAAGATTTAGAGCTAGTTATTTCCCATTTACTGAACCTTCTGCAGAAGTAGATGTTCAATGGAAAGGTAAATGGCTAGAAGTAATGGGCTGTGGAATGGTAGATCCGAAGGTCTTAGAAAAATTAGGAATAGATTCTGAGAAATGGACTGGATTCGCAGCTGGATTAGGAGTTGAAAGGTTTTGTATGGTAAGACATCAGATTGACGACATCAGAAAATTTTATACAAATGATCTTAGATTCTTAGAACAGTTCTAA